One segment of Spiroplasma kunkelii CR2-3x DNA contains the following:
- a CDS encoding GMP reductase, with protein MKAFDYEDIQLIPELCVINSRKECDTTVKLGKHTFNLPVVPSNMATVVNEELCEKLAEKNYFYIMHRFNVDQVKFIKHVKNKNLVTSISVGVKPDDFALIETLKKEQLVPDYITIDIAHGHAFSVKKMIEHIRSHLGHETFIIAGNVGTPKAVRDLEQWGADATKVGIGPGKVCITKLKTGFGNGGWQLSAVKWCSKGSSKPIIADGGLRVNGDIAKSIRMGATICMIGSLFAAHQESPGKQVENNGIKYKEYFGSASEYNKGEKRYVEGKKELIEIRGSIFETLHEMTEDLQSSISYAGGKDLSAIKKVDYVILKDSNF; from the coding sequence ATGAAAGCATTTGATTATGAAGACATTCAATTAATTCCAGAATTATGTGTTATTAATTCTCGAAAAGAATGTGATACAACCGTTAAATTAGGAAAACATACTTTTAATTTACCTGTCGTACCTTCAAATATGGCAACGGTAGTGAATGAAGAATTATGTGAAAAATTAGCAGAAAAAAATTATTTTTACATTATGCATCGTTTTAACGTAGATCAAGTTAAGTTTATTAAACATGTTAAAAATAAAAACTTGGTTACATCAATTTCAGTTGGTGTTAAACCAGATGATTTTGCACTAATTGAAACATTAAAAAAAGAACAATTAGTACCTGACTATATCACAATAGATATTGCTCACGGTCATGCTTTTAGTGTAAAAAAAATGATTGAACATATTCGCAGCCATTTAGGTCATGAAACATTTATTATTGCAGGTAATGTTGGAACACCAAAAGCTGTTCGTGATTTAGAACAATGAGGTGCTGATGCAACAAAAGTTGGCATTGGACCCGGAAAAGTGTGTATTACTAAATTAAAGACTGGTTTTGGTAATGGTGGATGACAATTATCGGCTGTTAAATGATGTAGTAAAGGTAGTTCAAAACCAATTATTGCAGATGGTGGATTACGAGTTAACGGTGATATTGCGAAATCAATTCGAATGGGCGCAACAATATGCATGATTGGTAGCTTATTTGCTGCTCACCAAGAATCACCTGGAAAACAAGTTGAAAATAATGGTATTAAATATAAAGAATATTTTGGATCAGCAAGTGAATATAATAAAGGTGAAAAACGTTATGTTGAGGGTAAAAAAGAGTTAATTGAGATTCGTGGCAGCATTTTTGAAACATTACATGAAATGACAGAAGATTTACAATCATCAATTTCATATGCTGGTGGTAAAGATCTTTCGGCCATTAAAAAAGTTGATTATGTAATTTTAAAAGATAGTAATTTTTAA
- the rpsU gene encoding 30S ribosomal protein S21, with the protein MATVVVKAGEPLDKALKRFNKVSSVKRKEARKREHWMSKKEKRRYKQEQSRSFR; encoded by the coding sequence ATGGCTACTGTTGTTGTCAAAGCAGGAGAACCGCTAGACAAAGCGTTAAAACGATTTAACAAGGTTTCTTCAGTTAAAAGAAAAGAAGCCCGAAAACGTGAACACTGAATGAGCAAAAAAGAAAAAAGACGTTATAAACAAGAACAATCACGTAGTTTTCGTTAA